In Mycoplasma suis str. Illinois, a single window of DNA contains:
- a CDS encoding ribonuclease H family protein, which yields MVRKFFIPIVLAGAGTSVGAGYGLSRYWNSEQQQLEENYGKNAKVFAQFIRKTNDNVESFDLFCEKWVSSDEGDRRAIIPEFECQKSFQQLPLRGEKVRVEKWLEVEKNRFKDILQQYFSPLSEENESLVNENFEGEWNHGSLICENSKSNEGQKVIVSCYDAQEFIREKQINWES from the coding sequence ATGGTAAGAAAGTTTTTCATTCCAATAGTTCTTGCTGGGGCAGGAACTTCTGTAGGGGCGGGATATGGTCTATCTAGATATTGAAATAGTGAGCAACAACAATTAGAGGAAAATTATGGAAAAAATGCGAAAGTATTTGCACAATTTATCAGAAAAACTAATGACAATGTTGAAAGTTTTGATTTATTTTGTGAAAAATGAGTAAGTAGTGATGAAGGAGATAGAAGAGCTATTATTCCTGAATTTGAATGTCAAAAATCTTTTCAACAATTACCTTTGAGAGGAGAAAAAGTTCGTGTGGAGAAATGATTAGAAGTTGAAAAGAATAGATTTAAAGATATTCTTCAACAATATTTTTCTCCTCTTTCTGAGGAAAATGAATCTTTAGTTAATGAAAATTTTGAAGGAGAGTGAAATCATGGCTCTTTAATTTGTGAAAATAGTAAGTCTAATGAAGGACAAAAAGTAATTGTTTCTTGTTATGATGCTCAAGAATTTATAAGAGAAAAACAAATTAATTGAGAGTCTTAG